CCGCTGCCGAAGGAGAAGATCACATGTGTGTCGCCGATCGCCGGGGCGGGCGCCCCCGCGACGTTGTTGATGTTCTCGGCCCCGTCGATCTGCCAGCGCACGCGCCCGGTATCGGCCTCCAGCGCCCAGCCGGTCTGATCGCCCGAGGTCACGTAGACCACGCCATCGCGGTAGGACGGCGCGCCGGTGGCGGTGTTGCCCAGATCCTGTTTCCAGATCTCGCGCCCCGTCGCCGGGTCCAGCGCCACCAGCATGCCGAAGCCCGAAGAGACGTAGAGCGCCCGGTCGCTGACCGCCAGACCGCCGCCCTGCGCCTGAATCGCCTTGTCGCGCAGCGGCGTCAGATCATGTTCCCACAGCGTGCCGCCACCGGTCGAGGTGGCCCGCACGACATGAGCGGAATCCATCGTGAAGACGCGGCCACCGCCGACTACCGGATCGACATTCAGGCGGTTGCGCCGCGTGTCGCCGCGCCCGATCGAGATGGCAAAGACCGGCTGGAAGCGCCCCGAAAAGGCCGCATTGGCCGCCCGCGCGTGCGGCGAGACACCGCTTTGCGCCCAGGAGGCGCTGGCGTTCTGGCCCGGAAGCGCGATGGCCCGGGCGACATTCGGCCCGGGGGTGTCGATATCGCCGCCGCCACGGGTCTGAAGCACGTCGCGCACATTCAGGCGCTCGCCGCCCAGAACCGTGTCGCGTTCGGTGCAGCCCGCCAGCGCCAGTGCGCCGAGCGCTGTCAGGATCATCGCCTTGTGCAAAGCCATCGTGTTCTGCCCTCTTGCCTCTCGTTCCCGGTTGCGCTGCGATCAGCTTTCGGGAACCGTGCCACCCAGCGCCACAATCAACTGAGACGCCCTGCGGCGCAAGCCCGCCGTGACTTCTGCATCCTCGATGATGCGTGCCAGGCGCGCCTGCGCGGCCTCTGTATCGCCCGCCTCGATCTCGATCAGGGCCAGCTGTTCCTCGGCCAGCAGGCGCAGCGGCTGCCCCGCGACGGCCAGCGCCTCGAACCCGCTGCGACGGTCTTCCAGCGAAACGACCTCGGCCCCGCGGGTCAGGGCCTTGTAGCGGGCGATCTGGCGGTAGATCGACGGCACCTCGGTGTTGTCGGCCACGGCCTGCAGGCGTGCCACGGCCTCGGCATCGTTGTCGGCGCTGCCCTCTTCGGCGGCGATCAGCATCTGCAGGATGGCCGCGGCCCCGGTCGCACCGCCTTCGACGTCTTCCAGCGCCGCGATGCGCGCGGCCTCGTCACCTTCGTCCAGCGCCGCGAGAATGCCGTCGCCGAAGCTCTGCGCCGCCGACTCTTCCGAGGCGATGCGGAATTCGCGCCAGGCGGTTCCGCCAACGATCAGCAGCACCAGCGCCACCGCGATCCAGCCGTATTTGCGCATTGCCGCGAAGAGCTTGTCGCGTTTGACCTCTTCGGTGACCTCGTCGATGAAACTGTCGGTGTCGCTCACCCTTTGGCCTCCCTCTGGCGCGGTTTGCCCCCTCTTACACAGGCGGGCGGCGGGTGCCAAGCGGTCATCTCCGGCGCCCCGGTCCACGGCGGAATCGCTCGCAAAAGGTGTCGAAACGACGCCCGGGCGCCGCATATGCGCGGCACTGGTGCCGGAAATTGTCAGTTTATCAGCGGCGCGACAACCGGCGCGCTTGCGCGGTGATGCAAAGCCCCCTAAAAACTGAACCATTCGGTTCAGAGGGGAACGCGGTGGGGGCCGCGCCCGATGATCCGCCATTAACGCCCCGGCGTAAGACCTTTTGAAATACGGATGAGACCCGAATGCGTATCGTTTCCCTTATCACGGCTCTGATTGTGGCCGCTGTCCTCTATGGCCTCGTTCTGGAACGCGATCGTCTTCTGGGTTTTGCGCGGGACAATGCGCCCGCCGCACTGGCCGGGACCGACACGCCAGAGCCCGAGGACCCGGTGGCAGAGCCCGCGGCCGAGGTCGCCGAGACGCCAGCGGACACGGTACCCGAAGGCACCGTGCGCGTCATGGCACACCGCTCGGTGGCGCAGGTGGTCGACAGCTCCGTGGTCCTGCGCGGCGAGACAGAGGCGCTGCGCGAGGTCGAGGTTCGGGCCGAGACATCGGGCAAGGTGGTCTCGGAACCGCTGCGCCGGGGTGTCCTGGTCGAGGCCGGGCAGCTTCTGTGCGAGATCGACCCGGGCACGCGGCAGGTCAGCCTGCGCGAGGCCACGGCACGGCTGGCAGAAGCCAGGGCCCGCCTGCCGGAATCCAAGGCGCGCCTGGCCGAGGCAGAGGCCGCCCTGCCCGCCGCCCGCGCCCGCATCCTCGAGGCCGAGGCCGCCGTGCCCGCCGCTCAGGCACAACTGTCCCAGGCCCGCGCCGGGGTGCCCGCCGCCACCGCCCGCCTGACCGAGGCCAAGGCCCGCGTCCCCGAGGCCGAAGCCTATCTGGCCGAGGCCAAGGCCCGCGTCCCCGAGGTCCAGGCCCGGCTGGAAGAGGCCGAAAGCCGCGTCCCCGAGGCCGAAGCCCGTCTGGCCGAGGCGCAGGCCGCCGTGCCCGCCGCGCAGTCGCGCCTGAAAGAGGCCCAGGCCGCCGTGCCCGCCGCCCGTGCCGCGCTGGCAGAGGCCGAGGCCCGGGTGCCCGAGGCCGAGGCGCGGGTGCTCGAGGCCGAGGCCCGCCTGAACGAGGCGGACATCAACCTCAAGGCGGCGCAGTCGCTGGCCCGCGACGGCTTTACCGCACAAACGCGGCTGGCCGCTTCCGAGGCCGCCTTCGAGGCTGCCAGGGCCGGAGTGCAGGCCGCGCAACTGGGGTTGAAGAGCGCCGCCTCGGGCATCGAGGCCGCGAAAAGCCAGGTGCAGGGCGCGCTGGCAGGGGTCGAGACCGCCAAAAGCCAGGTCGAGACCGCCAAGGCCGCCGTCCAGTCGGCGCAAAGCGGCATCCGCAATGCCAAGGCGGGCGTGATCGCGGCGGGGGCGCAGATCCAGAACGCCAAGGCCGGAGTGCAGGCCGCGCAAAGCCAGATCCAGAACGCCAAGGCCGGGGTGCAAAGCGCCACCTCGGATATCGAAGGGGCCTCCGCCGCCGTCGAAAGCGCCCTGTCGGGCGTCGAGGGTGCCAAGGCCGCCGTGATCTCGGCCAGGTCGCAACTGGAGGGGGCCGCCGCCAGCGTGCAAGCGGCCAAGACCGGCGAGGAAAGCGCGCTCAGCGCCATTCAAGCCGCCGAGGCGGCCATCGCCTCTGTCGAGAAGGACATCCAACGACTGTCTATCCACGCGCCCTTTGCCGGGCTGTTGGAAACCGACACCGCCGAACTGGGTGCGCTGATGCAGCCGGGCAGCGCCTGCGCCACGGTGATCCAGCTGAACCCGGTCAAGATCGTGGGCTACGTGGCCGAAAGCGATGTGGCCCGCGTCGAACATGGCGCGCAGGCGGGCGCGCGGCTGGTCTCGGGGCGCGAGGTGGCGGGCAAGGTCACCTTCGTCTCGCGCTCTGCCGATCCGCTGACCCGCACCTTCCGCGTCGAGATCCTTGTCGACAACGAAGACCTCTCGATCCGGGACGGCCAGACCGCCGAGATCGCCATCGCCGCCGAGGGCGCACCCGCGCACCTGCTGGCGCAATCCAGCCTGACACTGGACGACGACGGCCGCCTTGGCGTGCGCAGTGTCTCAGCCGAGGAAACCGTAGCCTTCCTGCCCGTCACGCTGCTGCGCGACACCCGCGAAGGGGTCTGGGTAACCGGCCTGCCGGACACCGTGGACGTCATCACGCTGGGACAGGAATACGTCACCGACGGCGTGCCCGTCGCGCCCAGCTTCGAGGAGATCATCCAGTGACCGGGATCGTCGACTGGGCCGCGCAGCGCGCTCGCATGGTGCTGGCCTTCATCGTTCTGGGCCTTGTGGTCGGGGCCTATGCCTACATCAGCCTGCCGAAAGAGGGCGAGCCAGACATCGAGATCCCGGCTCTGTTTGTCTCGGTGCCCTTCCCCGGCATTTCCGCCAGCGACGCCGAGACGCTGCTGGTCAAGCCGATGGAATCGGAACTGTCCGATCTCGACGGGCTGAAGAGCATGACCGCCACCGCCGCCGAGGGCTATGCCGGTCTGGCGCTGGAGTTCGAATTCGGCTGGGACAAGACCAAGATCATGGCCGACGTGCGCGACGGCATGTCCAACGCACAGGCAGAGTTCCCCGAGGGCGCGGAACAGTATTCCATCAACGAGATCAACTTCTCGGAATTCCCGATCCTGATCGTCAACCTGTCGGGGCCGCTGCCGGAACGCACGCTGAACCGCGTCGCCAAGGAGCTGCAGGACCGGGTCGAGGGGCTGGATTCCGTGCTCGAGGCCGGGATCGCGGGCGACCGGGACGAGATGCTCGAGGTGGTGATCGACCCGCTGCGGCTGGAAAGCTACAACGTCACCGCCGGAGAGCTGATCTCTGTCGTGCAGAACAACAACCAGCTGATCGCCGCCGGCGAGGTCGAGACCGAGAACGGCACCTTCGCGGTCAAGGTGCCCTCCAACTTCTCCGAGGCGCGGGACGTCTATGACCTGCCGGTGAAGGTGAACGGCGACCGCGTGGTGACGCTGGGCGATCTGGCGACCATCAACCTGACCTTCGAGGACCGCACTGGCACCGCGCGCTTCAACGGCGTGCAGACGGTCGCCC
This region of Ponticoccus alexandrii genomic DNA includes:
- a CDS encoding tetratricopeptide repeat protein, with translation MSDTDSFIDEVTEEVKRDKLFAAMRKYGWIAVALVLLIVGGTAWREFRIASEESAAQSFGDGILAALDEGDEAARIAALEDVEGGATGAAAILQMLIAAEEGSADNDAEAVARLQAVADNTEVPSIYRQIARYKALTRGAEVVSLEDRRSGFEALAVAGQPLRLLAEEQLALIEIEAGDTEAAQARLARIIEDAEVTAGLRRRASQLIVALGGTVPES
- a CDS encoding efflux RND transporter periplasmic adaptor subunit, producing MRIVSLITALIVAAVLYGLVLERDRLLGFARDNAPAALAGTDTPEPEDPVAEPAAEVAETPADTVPEGTVRVMAHRSVAQVVDSSVVLRGETEALREVEVRAETSGKVVSEPLRRGVLVEAGQLLCEIDPGTRQVSLREATARLAEARARLPESKARLAEAEAALPAARARILEAEAAVPAAQAQLSQARAGVPAATARLTEAKARVPEAEAYLAEAKARVPEVQARLEEAESRVPEAEARLAEAQAAVPAAQSRLKEAQAAVPAARAALAEAEARVPEAEARVLEAEARLNEADINLKAAQSLARDGFTAQTRLAASEAAFEAARAGVQAAQLGLKSAASGIEAAKSQVQGALAGVETAKSQVETAKAAVQSAQSGIRNAKAGVIAAGAQIQNAKAGVQAAQSQIQNAKAGVQSATSDIEGASAAVESALSGVEGAKAAVISARSQLEGAAASVQAAKTGEESALSAIQAAEAAIASVEKDIQRLSIHAPFAGLLETDTAELGALMQPGSACATVIQLNPVKIVGYVAESDVARVEHGAQAGARLVSGREVAGKVTFVSRSADPLTRTFRVEILVDNEDLSIRDGQTAEIAIAAEGAPAHLLAQSSLTLDDDGRLGVRSVSAEETVAFLPVTLLRDTREGVWVTGLPDTVDVITLGQEYVTDGVPVAPSFEEIIQ
- a CDS encoding PQQ-like beta-propeller repeat protein: MALHKAMILTALGALALAGCTERDTVLGGERLNVRDVLQTRGGGDIDTPGPNVARAIALPGQNASASWAQSGVSPHARAANAAFSGRFQPVFAISIGRGDTRRNRLNVDPVVGGGRVFTMDSAHVVRATSTGGGTLWEHDLTPLRDKAIQAQGGGLAVSDRALYVSSGFGMLVALDPATGREIWKQDLGNTATGAPSYRDGVVYVTSGDQTGWALEADTGRVRWQIDGAENINNVAGAPAPAIGDTHVIFSFGSGTLQGALRQGGLRVWNADILGRRNGFAISTVNDITGDPLISGETVFAGNHAGRVVALGLYNGERKWTAREGALGPLWPAGDSVFFVSDRNQLIRLDAATGEQVWAVDLPGYKTKRNPNKRRSEAYANLGPILAGNRLIVAGSDGYLRAFAPESGALVGSVPIDGGATTRPVVAGGTLYVVSGKGVLHAYR